The following coding sequences lie in one Candidatus Poribacteria bacterium genomic window:
- a CDS encoding NADH-quinone oxidoreductase subunit A → MLIDYLPILLLGVFAVLFAAINLGLTHILGPKRPNRVKLSVYESGVQPIGDARQRFTIRFDLIAMLFIIFDIEVVFLYPWAVVFKKFSETSGLFILIEMLVFIGILLLGYIYAWKKGGLTWD, encoded by the coding sequence ATGTTAATAGATTATCTTCCAATCTTGTTGTTAGGGGTGTTCGCCGTGCTTTTTGCAGCGATCAATCTCGGCCTGACCCATATTCTTGGACCCAAACGCCCGAACCGTGTTAAACTCTCCGTTTACGAATCCGGCGTACAACCTATTGGCGATGCGAGGCAGCGATTTACCATCCGGTTCGACCTCATCGCTATGCTCTTTATCATCTTCGATATTGAAGTGGTTTTCCTCTACCCGTGGGCAGTGGTCTTCAAGAAATTCTCTGAAACGAGTGGTTTGTTTATTTTAATTGAAATGCTGGTATTTATCGGCATTCTCCTTCTTGGCTATATCTACGCTTGGAAGAAAGGAGGCTTAACATGGGATTAG
- the pdxH gene encoding pyridoxamine 5'-phosphate oxidase: protein MNTDKLRREYRTHAGHLLEQNASPNPFEQFEKWFADAIAAKLDLPDAMTLATATPRGIPSARMVVLRGFDAKGFCFYTDYESQKGKELAENPNAALVFYWRELDRQVRSTGTVEKMSMEESDAYFASRPMSSQLAVRTERQSIVISGREHLTAGYQQAEQTYASETIPRPLYWGGYRLVPNLFEFWQGCPNRLHDRLCYTLQPDGGWEMTRLSP from the coding sequence ATGAACACTGATAAACTCCGCAGAGAGTACAGAACACACGCCGGACACCTACTGGAGCAGAACGCCTCACCCAACCCGTTTGAACAATTTGAGAAATGGTTCGCGGATGCGATTGCTGCCAAACTCGATCTGCCGGATGCAATGACCTTGGCAACAGCAACACCCCGCGGCATCCCTTCTGCTCGAATGGTAGTACTCAGAGGCTTTGACGCAAAAGGTTTCTGTTTCTATACCGATTATGAGAGTCAAAAGGGAAAGGAACTCGCAGAGAATCCAAACGCCGCGCTGGTTTTCTATTGGCGTGAACTCGACCGGCAGGTTCGGAGTACGGGGACCGTTGAGAAAATGAGCATGGAAGAATCGGATGCCTATTTCGCCAGTCGTCCTATGAGCAGTCAACTCGCCGTGCGGACAGAGCGCCAAAGCATCGTTATTAGCGGACGAGAACATCTCACTGCCGGGTACCAACAAGCAGAGCAAACGTATGCATCTGAGACCATTCCGCGGCCGCTATATTGGGGTGGGTACCGGCTCGTGCCAAATCTGTTTGAATTCTGGCAAGGTTGTCCAAACCGCCTCCATGATCGACTCTGTTACACGCTGCAACCCGATGGAGGGTGGGAGATGACCCGGCTGTCGCCCTGA
- a CDS encoding TrkH family potassium uptake protein: protein MSLKLIVYTLGNLLICLAGTMLLPLGVAIYYRVAADEIQSDLMAFVISAIITLVVGLILRFSIRSRQQELGIREGFAVVALGWVTVALFGALPYLSADVFHIEGHSSWTEFSFCYFESMAGFSTTGATVLTEIEHLSHAMLFWRSFSHWLGGMGIVVLAVAILPMLGIGGMQLFRAEAPGPQTDRLTPRIAQTAKLLWGVYLLLSVLETVLLMLGNMTLFDALCHTFGTMATGGFSTKNSSIGHYDSVYIDMVICFFMFLAGTNFALHYRALRGNVKSYFQDTEFKFYCTVIAVSITLISWNTIRFQVDGQVPYDSMWTSLRYAAFQVMSIITTTGYGTADFEQWPALSQFILVTLMFYGGCAGSTGGGMKQVRFLLLIRQSGAEIKRLIFPHAVLPIRVNDRVVPPEVMTNVLGFFFFFIGIFAIVTCIMTTLGLDLVSAAGATIATMGNIGPGLGSVGPTDNYAHIHTFGKYVLSFCMLLGRLELYTVLILFSPNFWKG from the coding sequence ATGAGCCTTAAATTAATTGTTTACACCCTCGGTAATTTACTTATTTGTCTCGCCGGGACTATGCTATTACCCTTGGGGGTGGCTATCTATTATCGGGTGGCTGCAGATGAAATCCAAAGCGATTTGATGGCGTTTGTTATCTCTGCGATAATCACTTTGGTTGTCGGATTAATCCTCCGTTTCAGTATTCGTTCACGACAGCAAGAACTCGGGATCCGTGAAGGTTTTGCTGTCGTCGCTTTGGGATGGGTGACTGTTGCCCTATTTGGCGCACTTCCATATCTGTCTGCGGATGTCTTTCACATTGAAGGACACTCATCGTGGACAGAATTTTCTTTTTGCTATTTTGAATCTATGGCAGGGTTTTCAACGACCGGTGCCACCGTGCTCACCGAGATTGAGCACCTTTCGCACGCTATGCTCTTCTGGCGAAGTTTCTCGCATTGGCTCGGCGGAATGGGGATCGTTGTGCTTGCTGTCGCTATTTTGCCGATGCTCGGTATCGGTGGAATGCAGCTTTTTCGTGCCGAAGCACCAGGACCGCAAACCGATCGGCTCACACCTCGCATCGCCCAAACCGCTAAATTGCTCTGGGGTGTTTATCTGCTGCTCTCTGTTCTTGAAACTGTACTACTGATGTTGGGGAACATGACGCTTTTTGACGCACTCTGCCATACCTTCGGAACAATGGCGACCGGTGGATTTTCTACAAAGAACAGCAGCATCGGTCACTATGATAGTGTCTATATTGACATGGTCATCTGTTTCTTTATGTTCCTCGCAGGCACCAATTTCGCGCTCCACTATCGCGCACTCCGAGGCAATGTCAAAAGTTATTTCCAAGATACAGAATTTAAGTTCTATTGCACTGTTATCGCCGTGAGTATCACCTTAATTTCATGGAATACCATCAGATTTCAGGTTGATGGACAGGTGCCTTACGATTCAATGTGGACATCGCTCCGCTATGCCGCATTTCAGGTGATGTCTATCATCACAACTACAGGCTACGGCACTGCTGACTTTGAACAGTGGCCCGCCCTCTCCCAGTTCATCTTGGTAACGCTTATGTTCTACGGCGGTTGTGCTGGTTCCACTGGCGGCGGGATGAAGCAGGTGCGGTTCCTCCTTCTTATTAGGCAGAGTGGTGCTGAAATTAAACGGCTCATCTTCCCACATGCCGTCCTACCCATTCGTGTTAACGACCGAGTTGTACCACCTGAAGTTATGACGAACGTTCTCGGTTTTTTCTTCTTCTTTATCGGAATTTTCGCAATTGTAACCTGCATCATGACAACTTTAGGGCTTGACCTTGTCAGTGCCGCAGGCGCAACAATCGCTACGATGGGGAACATCGGACCTGGACTCGGCAGTGTCGGACCAACTGACAACTACGCGCATATTCACACGTTTGGAAAATATGTCTTGTCTTTTTGTATGTTACTCGGACGTTTAGAACTCTATACGGTCCTTATCCTCTTCTCACCAAATTTCTGGAAAGGATAG
- the trkA gene encoding Trk system potassium transporter TrkA: MKAIIIGAGEVGFHTAKLLTAEHNDVVLIDESEAACSRVNEQLDLQTLRGSGASPRLLKTAGIDEAGLLIAVTNSDEINMLACQIAERYSVNTKIARVSNPDYFSTESGLTPKDFGIDLLINPEHLCVEEFVRLLQIPEAREIVEFENGRIQLVSFRVKQSNPLIGRSLAELDASGLLNDTRFAAISRRGTANNGNPITNGGRHIIIPRGKDALQHGDDVFVIGSTIAVEQLLRISGITFNQRLDRVIIVGASPIGIQLARTLEENDTNVKLIEEEQAKARLASQMLKHTTVLQGNYLQFRLLEEAGVHDVNGFVSVTGDDENDIMACMTAKENGAQRALALVQQPRYLPLLARIHRLDGAVSRHLTVVSNILRLIRRGNIVSVASLHGIDAEVIEIVAGVNAKIVHKELTDFKTKFPENAFICAILRREKLIIPTGQSVIQPADRVIVFSMPEAIPVVEDLFAERRN, from the coding sequence ATGAAAGCAATAATTATAGGGGCGGGAGAAGTTGGGTTTCATACCGCCAAACTCCTCACTGCTGAACATAACGACGTTGTTCTCATTGATGAATCCGAGGCCGCCTGCAGCCGGGTTAACGAACAGTTGGACTTGCAGACTTTGCGCGGCTCAGGCGCGTCTCCTCGACTGCTCAAAACCGCTGGAATTGATGAAGCCGGTCTCCTCATCGCTGTTACGAACAGTGATGAAATTAATATGCTCGCTTGTCAGATTGCCGAGAGATACAGCGTTAACACAAAAATCGCACGCGTCTCGAATCCTGACTATTTCTCTACAGAAAGCGGTCTGACTCCCAAGGATTTTGGCATTGATCTACTGATTAATCCTGAGCATCTTTGCGTTGAAGAATTTGTAAGGCTTTTACAGATACCTGAAGCACGCGAAATTGTCGAATTTGAGAATGGTAGAATACAGCTTGTCTCTTTTCGCGTCAAACAGTCAAACCCTCTAATTGGAAGATCACTCGCCGAGTTAGATGCGAGCGGGCTGCTCAACGATACCCGCTTTGCGGCTATTAGCCGCCGCGGAACTGCTAACAACGGAAACCCGATCACTAACGGCGGTAGACATATTATCATTCCGAGGGGGAAGGATGCTTTACAACACGGGGACGATGTCTTTGTTATTGGAAGCACAATCGCAGTTGAGCAGCTGCTACGCATTAGCGGTATCACTTTCAATCAGCGGCTTGACCGCGTTATCATTGTTGGCGCGAGTCCTATTGGCATTCAACTCGCGCGCACGCTTGAAGAAAACGACACCAACGTCAAACTCATTGAGGAAGAGCAAGCAAAAGCCCGACTCGCCTCTCAGATGCTAAAGCACACGACCGTTTTACAAGGTAATTATCTCCAATTTAGGCTGCTTGAAGAAGCAGGTGTACATGATGTCAACGGGTTTGTCTCAGTTACTGGGGACGATGAAAACGATATTATGGCGTGTATGACGGCAAAAGAAAACGGGGCACAACGCGCTCTCGCGCTCGTTCAGCAGCCGCGTTACCTACCTTTGTTAGCGCGCATCCACAGGCTTGACGGCGCAGTCAGTCGGCATCTCACTGTTGTTAGCAATATCCTACGACTTATCCGGCGTGGAAACATCGTTTCTGTCGCCTCGCTCCACGGAATAGATGCTGAAGTCATTGAGATTGTCGCCGGGGTCAACGCAAAAATTGTCCATAAAGAACTCACCGACTTCAAAACTAAATTCCCAGAAAATGCCTTTATCTGTGCTATCCTGCGGCGGGAAAAACTCATTATCCCAACAGGACAGTCTGTTATCCAACCCGCAGATCGTGTGATCGTCTTTAGTATGCCCGAGGCAATTCCGGTTGTTGAAGATCTATTCGCCGAACGTAGGAACTAA
- the gcvP gene encoding aminomethyl-transferring glycine dehydrogenase — protein MPDKEINTSPFVERHIGPRAENIELMLTTLGYASMQDFIEDVVPADIRLSSPLSLDSHGKTTGSQGLSEYEALDTLKQIAAQNRVYRSYIGMGYYDCFVPPVIQRNILENPGWYTQYTPYQAEISQGRLEALLNFQTMVIDLTGLPIANASLLDEATAAAEAMTMCLGKSTQKDWHNFFVSETCHPQTIAVLQTRAEPLGIKLHIGDHRKTHFDKPILGAIVQYPATDGAIYDYGQFAEKVYAAGGLFVTATDLLALTVLKPPVEFGADIAIGNSQRFGVPLGYGGPHAAFLSTREELKRNIPGRIAGVSHDVNGEPAIRLALQTREQHIRREKATSNICTAQVLLAVMAGMYAVYHGPTGLKQIAERVHAHTSTLRAELEELGYDTGESPCFDTISVNVPAETTEKLLASARARQINLRAIDATHIGISLDETVTSDDVEELKTIFAEKRAENTKHPSALPSFQSSSYIPVGFQRETPYLTHPVFNSYHSETEILRYIHRLQTKDLSLVNAMIPLGSCTMKLNATAEMVPVTWHEFCKLHPFVPIEQAEGYQRLFSQLETWLAEITGYSGISLQPNAGSQGEYAGLLVIRRYHQSRDESHRDVCLIPTSAHGTNPASAVMAGMKVVVVACDSDGNIDLEDLREKADIHRDNLAAAMITYPSTHGVFEEKIREICDIVHQSGGQVYMDGANLNALVGIAQPADIGADVCHLNLHKTFCIPHGGGGPGMGPIGVKAHLTDFLPTHPIVTVGGSTGISAVSAAPWGSPGILPISWAYIAMMGAHGLTSATQVAILNANYIAKKLAPHYPVLYTGKHGLVAHECIIDLRGFKKTADIDVTDVAKRLMDYGFHAPTVSWPVPGALMIEPTESESITELDRFCDALISIREEIAEIETGTADREDNLLKNAPHTVEIVTQSDWCHPYSREKAAFPKPWVRAAKFWPPVARINEVYGDRNLMCACPPLDEYKTDN, from the coding sequence ATGCCTGATAAAGAAATCAACACAAGTCCTTTTGTAGAGCGACACATCGGTCCTCGCGCGGAAAATATTGAATTAATGTTAACAACGCTCGGTTATGCTTCAATGCAAGATTTCATCGAAGACGTTGTGCCAGCAGATATTCGTTTATCATCACCGCTCAGTTTAGATAGTCATGGAAAAACCACAGGTTCACAAGGGCTTTCAGAATACGAGGCACTTGATACCTTAAAACAAATTGCCGCTCAAAACCGAGTCTACCGTTCCTATATCGGAATGGGGTATTATGACTGTTTTGTACCGCCAGTTATTCAACGGAACATTTTGGAGAACCCCGGTTGGTATACCCAATACACCCCCTATCAAGCCGAAATTTCACAGGGACGTTTAGAAGCGTTGCTGAATTTCCAAACAATGGTTATAGATTTAACCGGCCTCCCTATCGCAAACGCATCTCTTCTTGATGAGGCTACAGCTGCCGCTGAAGCTATGACAATGTGTTTAGGAAAATCAACGCAAAAGGACTGGCACAACTTTTTTGTTTCAGAAACATGCCATCCGCAAACAATTGCTGTTCTACAAACACGCGCCGAACCGCTCGGCATTAAATTGCACATCGGAGACCACAGGAAAACGCATTTTGATAAACCGATCTTAGGCGCAATCGTGCAATATCCAGCGACAGATGGTGCGATCTATGATTATGGTCAATTCGCTGAAAAGGTGTATGCCGCTGGCGGTTTGTTCGTTACGGCTACAGACCTATTAGCACTCACCGTATTGAAACCGCCTGTCGAATTTGGTGCAGATATTGCTATCGGCAACTCGCAACGGTTCGGTGTTCCGCTTGGATATGGTGGACCGCATGCTGCATTCCTCTCAACGCGTGAAGAACTTAAACGGAACATCCCCGGACGAATCGCGGGCGTTTCCCACGATGTAAACGGTGAACCCGCCATCCGATTGGCACTGCAAACGCGCGAACAACATATCCGGCGTGAAAAGGCGACGAGCAATATCTGCACCGCACAAGTCTTGCTCGCTGTCATGGCAGGGATGTACGCCGTCTATCACGGACCCACCGGGCTTAAACAGATCGCAGAACGCGTACACGCCCATACCAGCACACTACGAGCAGAACTTGAAGAACTTGGATATGACACTGGAGAATCTCCCTGTTTTGATACAATTTCTGTTAACGTCCCAGCGGAAACAACAGAAAAATTACTTGCTTCTGCACGCGCGAGACAGATAAACCTACGAGCAATTGATGCAACGCACATCGGCATCTCATTGGATGAAACAGTAACATCAGATGATGTTGAAGAACTTAAGACGATTTTCGCGGAAAAGAGGGCGGAAAACACAAAGCACCCTTCCGCGCTTCCTTCCTTCCAGTCTTCCTCTTACATCCCTGTGGGGTTCCAGCGTGAAACGCCCTATCTGACGCACCCTGTTTTCAATAGTTACCATTCTGAAACCGAGATACTCCGCTATATCCACAGGCTCCAAACCAAAGATCTTTCCCTTGTCAACGCGATGATACCGCTCGGATCCTGTACAATGAAACTCAACGCCACGGCGGAGATGGTCCCGGTCACATGGCACGAATTCTGCAAGTTACACCCATTTGTGCCGATAGAACAGGCAGAAGGCTATCAACGCCTATTTTCACAATTGGAAACATGGTTAGCCGAGATAACCGGTTATAGTGGCATCTCATTGCAACCGAATGCAGGGTCGCAAGGCGAATATGCAGGACTCTTGGTCATCCGAAGATATCACCAGAGTCGCGATGAGTCGCATCGCGATGTCTGTCTAATTCCAACATCTGCCCACGGTACAAATCCCGCGAGCGCAGTAATGGCAGGTATGAAAGTCGTTGTCGTCGCGTGTGATTCGGATGGGAATATTGACCTTGAGGATTTGCGGGAAAAGGCAGATATACATCGGGACAATCTCGCCGCCGCGATGATTACCTACCCCTCAACACACGGTGTCTTTGAGGAGAAAATTCGCGAGATTTGCGATATTGTCCATCAATCTGGCGGACAGGTTTATATGGATGGTGCAAATCTGAACGCGCTCGTCGGCATCGCACAACCCGCGGATATCGGCGCGGATGTTTGCCATCTAAATCTCCACAAAACTTTCTGTATCCCTCACGGTGGCGGTGGTCCAGGGATGGGACCCATTGGTGTCAAGGCACATCTCACAGATTTTTTACCGACACATCCGATCGTCACCGTTGGTGGTAGCACTGGAATTAGTGCCGTGTCCGCAGCACCGTGGGGAAGTCCCGGAATTCTACCGATTTCTTGGGCATATATCGCGATGATGGGAGCACACGGACTCACGTCGGCAACACAAGTCGCGATCCTTAACGCCAACTATATCGCAAAGAAACTCGCACCGCACTATCCGGTGCTTTATACAGGAAAGCACGGTTTAGTCGCACATGAATGTATCATTGATTTGCGTGGTTTCAAAAAGACTGCTGATATAGATGTAACCGATGTCGCAAAACGGTTGATGGATTACGGATTCCACGCGCCGACTGTCTCCTGGCCCGTGCCGGGTGCCTTAATGATTGAACCGACAGAAAGCGAATCAATAACCGAGTTAGATCGGTTCTGTGACGCGCTCATTTCGATTCGTGAAGAGATAGCCGAAATTGAAACAGGTACTGCTGATCGAGAAGACAACCTGCTGAAAAACGCACCTCATACGGTTGAAATAGTTACACAATCTGATTGGTGCCACCCTTATTCGCGGGAAAAAGCAGCGTTTCCGAAACCGTGGGTGCGAGCTGCTAAATTCTGGCCCCCCGTAGCGCGCATTAACGAGGTCTATGGGGATAGAAATCTTATGTGTGCCTGCCCTCCGCTTGACGAATATAAAACTGATAACTGA
- the gcvH gene encoding glycine cleavage system protein GcvH, with the protein MIPQNLKYNESHEWARQEGDIVTIGITDYAQSEIQDIVYVELPEVGTELTQKTELGVIESVKAAFDLYAPVSGEVIEVNESLLDAPEQVNESPYDDGWFLKIQMTDPSELDALLDADSYQAHIEAEHA; encoded by the coding sequence ATGATTCCACAAAACTTAAAATACAATGAAAGCCATGAATGGGCAAGGCAAGAGGGTGACATCGTCACTATCGGTATCACCGACTATGCCCAATCCGAAATTCAGGATATTGTCTACGTCGAATTGCCGGAAGTCGGCACTGAACTCACACAAAAAACGGAGCTCGGTGTCATAGAATCTGTCAAAGCCGCATTTGATCTCTACGCACCCGTTAGCGGTGAAGTGATTGAGGTCAACGAATCGTTGCTTGATGCCCCGGAGCAGGTTAACGAGTCGCCTTACGATGATGGATGGTTTCTAAAGATTCAGATGACAGATCCAAGCGAACTTGACGCACTTCTCGATGCCGATAGTTATCAAGCACATATTGAGGCGGAGCATGCCTGA
- a CDS encoding tetratricopeptide repeat protein gives MKHYTKFLFYFLVLAVFLSLSYAQETAEKAITPAEVDLISDNAKESTVRLVGFSKRGSELGLGGGTGFFVAPDKIATNFHVAAGVTGLMTAKLSHKETVWLVEGVVAYDIAYDIAILKGTGEGTPLSLGDSDTLQIGEPVFLVGFPGRYTITEGVIEKIREDDKRFRTTAEAYPGNSGSPVLNSKGEVIGIHYGHDPGNSPVNAIKVLLAGATSTESFTQWRKRNDVRAYLYKQQGKAKYDDGDAAGAITDLEEVIKLNPDDAESYKLRAQAKAKLEDYQAAIEDYNQAIQLNLNDASVYKKRADAKRRLEDYTGAIADYTYAIERNPNNNNAYFAYADRAKAKRALGDHTGAIVDYTEAIKLEQENPYTYHLYADRARRKQDVGDYAGAIEDFTHAIKFKPDDADPYTYYLYNERGWAKREIDDNTGAIADFTRAIELKPDYAYGYKNRAGVKRELGDYTGAMADYTHAIKLNPDNAEAYKNRGEAKVELGDEAGAIEDYSQALKLNPKDVFTYNDRADAKYKLGNYTGAIEDYNQTIKKLKDGSFTYQTYDEHGLTTTTITPSDTYTYYVYNKRGWAKLKQGDHTGAMEDYTHAIELNPNDTYGYKNRAGVKRKLGDYEGAIEDYNQAIKLNPNDASAYRGRGVVKVDLEDHAGAIEDFTNAIELEPDNPTAYHLRGHSKQDLGQEEAAQIDFEKAKDLEAAQ, from the coding sequence TGGCAGTATTTCTCTCACTTTCTTATGCACAGGAAACCGCCGAAAAAGCCATAACACCAGCGGAAGTTGACTTAATATCTGATAACGCAAAAGAATCTACAGTACGCTTAGTTGGGTTTTCAAAAAGAGGATCTGAGCTCGGATTAGGCGGTGGTACGGGATTCTTTGTAGCACCGGATAAAATTGCAACAAATTTCCATGTTGCCGCAGGTGTAACCGGACTTATGACTGCAAAATTAAGTCACAAAGAAACGGTCTGGTTGGTAGAAGGTGTTGTAGCCTATGATATTGCGTACGATATCGCTATCCTAAAAGGAACCGGTGAAGGCACACCACTATCTTTGGGCGACAGTGATACACTTCAAATTGGCGAACCCGTTTTCCTCGTCGGATTCCCGGGAAGATATACAATCACCGAAGGCGTTATTGAAAAAATACGAGAAGATGATAAACGGTTTCGGACGACAGCTGAAGCTTATCCGGGAAACAGTGGCAGCCCAGTGCTAAACAGTAAAGGAGAAGTTATCGGAATCCACTACGGCCATGACCCTGGCAATAGTCCTGTAAACGCAATCAAGGTGTTACTTGCTGGTGCCACTTCAACGGAATCTTTCACGCAGTGGCGGAAGCGAAACGATGTTCGCGCGTATCTCTATAAGCAACAGGGCAAAGCAAAATATGATGATGGAGACGCTGCTGGCGCGATAACGGACTTAGAGGAAGTTATCAAACTTAATCCTGACGATGCTGAAAGCTATAAACTCAGAGCACAGGCGAAGGCAAAACTTGAAGATTATCAGGCAGCAATAGAAGACTATAATCAAGCCATCCAATTAAATCTCAATGATGCTTCCGTATACAAAAAAAGAGCGGATGCGAAGCGTAGACTTGAAGATTACACTGGCGCGATAGCGGACTATACATACGCTATTGAACGCAATCCTAACAATAACAATGCCTATTTCGCATACGCAGATCGCGCAAAAGCAAAGCGCGCCCTTGGCGACCATACCGGGGCAATAGTAGATTATACAGAAGCAATCAAACTCGAACAGGAAAATCCTTATACTTACCATCTCTATGCTGATCGCGCGCGGAGAAAGCAGGACGTTGGTGACTATGCCGGTGCGATAGAAGATTTTACACATGCTATCAAATTTAAACCTGACGATGCCGATCCCTATACTTACTACCTCTACAATGAACGTGGATGGGCGAAGCGTGAAATTGATGATAATACCGGTGCGATAGCGGATTTCACGCGTGCTATAGAACTCAAACCGGACTATGCTTACGGATACAAAAATCGAGCTGGCGTAAAGCGCGAACTTGGCGACTATACAGGGGCGATGGCGGACTATACACACGCTATCAAACTCAATCCTGACAATGCCGAAGCCTATAAGAACCGTGGCGAGGCAAAGGTTGAACTTGGAGATGAGGCGGGAGCAATAGAAGACTATAGTCAGGCTCTCAAACTAAACCCAAAGGATGTGTTTACATATAACGATCGCGCCGATGCAAAATACAAACTTGGGAACTACACGGGTGCGATAGAAGACTACAATCAAACTATCAAAAAACTTAAAGACGGCTCCTTTACCTACCAAACGTATGACGAGCACGGTTTGACAACAACTACCATTACGCCTAGCGATACCTATACCTACTACGTATATAACAAGCGCGGTTGGGCGAAACTAAAGCAGGGCGATCACACCGGCGCGATGGAGGATTATACGCACGCTATTGAACTTAACCCCAATGATACTTACGGGTACAAAAATCGGGCTGGCGTGAAACGCAAACTCGGCGACTACGAGGGGGCAATAGAAGACTATAATCAAGCCATTAAACTGAACCCTAATGATGCCTCTGCTTATCGTGGTCGTGGGGTAGTAAAGGTTGATCTTGAGGATCACGCCGGTGCGATAGAAGATTTTACGAACGCTATCGAACTCGAACCTGATAATCCGACTGCTTACCACCTTCGCGGACACTCAAAACAAGACCTTGGACAAGAGGAAGCCGCACAAATTGACTTTGAAAAAGCAAAGGATTTAGAGGCAGCACAGTAG